A genomic window from Flavobacterium johnsoniae includes:
- a CDS encoding FecR family protein has protein sequence MTAKKSERLIVKFITNQASKDEIEELTEWLKQDENQIVFKDFVKTNYAIDTALNTFDSTEVRKQLSERIQKENNVFTKRRFSSYYKYAAILIVALGGFYLYKNSGAEEVKQNVIIPRVDEIVLQLGNGSSETIDTSEEKNVTDKDGNIIGKQEKDRLVYAKAFAEGELVYNTLKIPYGKKFEVQLSDGTVVHLNSGTSLRYPVQFGKNKSRQVSLTGEAYFEVSKDKAHPFNVNTQEVNVEVLGTKFNVDSYTNNASTDVVLVEGKVSLYKQQKTNQVFLTPGLKGSNLKGENAINTEQVNPDYYTAWVKGSLVFKNASFAEIIKKLERQYNVTFINKNKTLGKEIFNARFDNEPIEVVLKYFSDSYKIDYQIERDKITIK, from the coding sequence ATGACAGCGAAAAAATCAGAGCGATTAATCGTAAAATTTATCACAAATCAGGCTTCTAAAGACGAAATTGAGGAGCTCACAGAGTGGTTAAAGCAAGACGAAAATCAAATTGTGTTTAAGGATTTTGTAAAAACCAATTATGCAATCGATACGGCCTTGAATACTTTTGATTCTACAGAAGTTAGAAAACAGCTTTCTGAGAGAATTCAAAAAGAGAATAATGTGTTTACAAAAAGGAGATTTTCATCTTACTATAAATATGCAGCGATTTTAATTGTCGCTTTAGGCGGATTTTATTTGTATAAAAATTCTGGTGCAGAAGAAGTTAAACAAAATGTTATTATTCCGCGAGTAGACGAAATTGTTTTACAATTAGGTAACGGATCTTCTGAAACAATTGATACTTCTGAAGAAAAAAATGTGACAGATAAAGATGGAAATATTATAGGAAAACAAGAAAAAGATAGATTGGTTTATGCGAAAGCTTTTGCTGAAGGTGAATTGGTTTACAATACTTTGAAAATTCCGTACGGAAAAAAATTCGAAGTTCAATTATCTGACGGAACTGTTGTGCATTTAAATTCGGGAACCTCTTTGAGATATCCAGTACAGTTTGGCAAAAATAAAAGCAGACAGGTTTCTCTAACTGGTGAAGCTTATTTTGAAGTTAGTAAAGATAAAGCGCATCCGTTTAATGTAAATACGCAAGAGGTTAATGTTGAGGTTTTAGGAACTAAGTTCAATGTTGATTCGTATACTAATAATGCAAGTACAGATGTTGTTTTGGTAGAAGGTAAAGTTTCACTTTATAAACAGCAGAAAACAAATCAGGTATTTCTAACACCAGGCTTAAAAGGTTCTAATTTAAAAGGTGAAAATGCAATTAATACAGAACAAGTAAATCCTGATTATTACACGGCTTGGGTAAAAGGAAGTTTAGTTTTTAAAAATGCGTCTTTTGCTGAGATTATCAAAAAGTTGGAACGTCAATATAATGTGACTTTCATTAATAAAAATAAAACTTTAGGAAAAGAGATTTTTAATGCCCGTTTTGATAACGAACCAATTGAAGTAGTTTTGAAATATTTCAGTGATAGTTATAAGATTGATTATCAAATAGAAAGAGATAAAATCACAATAAAGTAA